A region of the Kiritimatiellia bacterium genome:
CAGCGTGGCCATCGTGCCCGCGAACACCAGGTCGCGGGTCCGGCCGATCAGTTCCTCCTTCCGCTTCGCGTCGAAGGGGAGGAGCTTGCGGATCACCTCGCCCAGTTCCCGGCCGTCCCGCAGGAAGAAGAACAGGGCGAAGAGCGTGACGAACAGCTTGAAGACGAAGACGGAGGAGCCTTGCAGGATAGCGCCGGCCTGGCCGGCGAGGTAGCGGGTCAGTTTCGCCGCCAGGTCCGTCAGCCGGGCCTTCATTTCGTCGGGCGTCGGCAGCGGGACATGCGCCTCGATCCAGGTCCAGGCCGCGAGCAGCTTCTCGTTCTCGCGGATGCCGGCAAGAGCGTTCTGGAGGCCCGAGAGCGCCTGGGACATCTCGCCCAACATGGCGGCCGTCAACACGGCGGCCGGCACGATAAGCAGCAGCGCCACGGCGGTCGTGGAAATCGCGGCCGCAACCGCAGGACCGCGCCACCGGGCCAGCCGCTTATTCAAGGGCTGCGCGCATAGGGCGAGGATGCCCGCCCAGACGAGGGGCATCAGGAACGGTTGAAGGATCCGGTACGCCAGGTACGCCAGGAGAAGCACGAAGGCGTAGAACAGCAGCATGTTCAGCCGTTGCCGCTCGGTATTCTGAAAGCTCACGCGCGCCCTCCCTCTTTTCGGCAGCGCCACTATAACCGGCGCGAACGGCCCCGTCCATCCCCGCGGGTTCAACTCGTGGCACCGCGGCGGCAGGAAGCCTTGAGCCAGGCGGCATAGGCCCGCTCCCCGATCCGCCCCGCCGCGAGGGCCCGGGTCCGGATCACGACCTCTTCTTCCGGCGCGGAGAAAGTCCGGCCGTTGATTTCAAGAAATAGCGCGGCGGCCATGAAGCCGGCCCGCTTGTTACCGTCAATGAAAGGATGATTTCGGATAATCCCAGAGGCATACGCCGCGGCCAGTTGGTACAAGGATGGCTTGCCGTAGGCGAACAAGTGGCGGGGCCTGTTCAAAGCGGAATCCAGCAGGCCTGGATCTCGTACACCCGCCAGTCCGCAGAAGCGGGCCAGCATCTCTTCATGAAACGAAAGGCAATCGTTCGTGTCAATCCATGCCGGCTCTTTCACTTGGCCAGTTCTCGCAGGGCGTTGCGATAACGCCTCATCAACTTATCCGCCAAGGCAGCCTTTTCCGCGAATCCCAGTTTACACGGCGTCACTCGAAGGGCGCACTCGGGCGACTCGGTCAGGTAGAGCGTATCGCCCTCCTTGACCTTCATCGCGTGCAAAGCCTCCCGGGGCAGTACGATCCCGAGCGAGTTGCCGATCTTGCGAACCTTGGTTTGCATGGTCATGTTATAACAATAGTAATAATGCCTTCCGCTGTCAAGCCGGTCGGGGCC
Encoded here:
- a CDS encoding AbrB/MazE/SpoVT family DNA-binding domain-containing protein — its product is MQTKVRKIGNSLGIVLPREALHAMKVKEGDTLYLTESPECALRVTPCKLGFAEKAALADKLMRRYRNALRELAK
- a CDS encoding AI-2E family transporter, translating into MSFQNTERQRLNMLLFYAFVLLLAYLAYRILQPFLMPLVWAGILALCAQPLNKRLARWRGPAVAAAISTTAVALLLIVPAAVLTAAMLGEMSQALSGLQNALAGIRENEKLLAAWTWIEAHVPLPTPDEMKARLTDLAAKLTRYLAGQAGAILQGSSVFVFKLFVTLFALFFFLRDGRELGEVIRKLLPFDAKRKEELIGRTRDLVFAGTMATLAVAAAQGLAGGILFAILGIRAPIFWGAVMGFCALLPLFGTALVWGPAAVGLFIGGNWIRGLLLVVLGIAVVGGLDNFLRPALVSGKTRMNGLVVFISLLGGVAAFGFVGIVLGPVIAAAVISLLQLGAAEPEVPLGEK
- a CDS encoding type II toxin-antitoxin system death-on-curing family toxin, whose translation is MKEPAWIDTNDCLSFHEEMLARFCGLAGVRDPGLLDSALNRPRHLFAYGKPSLYQLAAAYASGIIRNHPFIDGNKRAGFMAAALFLEINGRTFSAPEEEVVIRTRALAAGRIGERAYAAWLKASCRRGATS